The Trichosurus vulpecula isolate mTriVul1 chromosome 3, mTriVul1.pri, whole genome shotgun sequence genome includes a window with the following:
- the DUSP11 gene encoding RNA/RNP complex-1-interacting phosphatase, whose translation MSRRQQARGAWGGPSAAGRSSGRGKGVNHPPDRWKDYLPVGQRMPGTRFIAFKVPLKKSFEEKLAPEERFSPLDLVNKIREQNEELGLIIDLTYTQRYYKPEELPEALPYLKIFTVGHQVPDDDTILKFKCAVNKFLKENQDNDKLIGVHCTHGLNRTGYLVCRYLIDVQGMKPNDAIELFNRCRGHAIERQNYIDDLRHGPIRKNDGTLRSDHFEESSFIKRRNFYNSHETDYHGPRRTFHWSQDFHSQPQEGFHYQPHEFYSQPRDFRSHRREFHSQPRDFYQSSRKNQHRRNYFCQNVGSHPPLPPPGPPREDYSQSRYTWNLKPNYNLPPWNKRQKLNSYNGPYFPDQWGTDRQPQIHRNQVGENSWHDV comes from the exons ATGAGCCGCCGGCAACAGGCGCGGGGCGCCTGGGGGGGCCCCAGCGCCGCGGGAAGGAGCAGCGGCCGAGGAAAGGGCGTGAACCACCCTCCGGACAG GTGGAAAGACTATCTCCCAGTTGGACAGCGGATGCCTGGGACACGTTTCATTGCTTTTAAAGTTCCTTTAAAAAAG AGCTTTGAAGAAAAACTTGCCCCAGAAGAACGCTTTTCCCCTTTGGATCTTGTTAACAAAATACGAGAACAGAACGAAGAGCTTGGATTGATCATCGATTTAACCTACACTCAGCGCTATTATAAACCAGAG GAGTTGCCAGAGGCTCTTCCTTACTTAAAGATTTTTACCGTTGGACACCAGGTGCCTGATGAtgacacaattttaaaattcaaatgtgCTGTGAACAAATTCTTGAAAGAAAACCAAGATAATG acaaactTATTGGAGTCCACTGTACACATGGTTTAAACAGAACAGGATATCTTGTTTGCCG GTATTTGATTGATGTTCAAGGCATGAAACCAAACGATGCAATAGAAT TGTTCAATAGATGTCGAGGACATGCTATAGAAAGACAGAATTACATTGATGACCTCCGGCATGGACCAATCAGAAA gaaTGATGGTACTTTAAGGTCAGACCATTTTGAAGAATCATCATTTATCAAAAGGAGAAACTTTTACAACAGCCACGAAACTGATTATCACGGGCCCAGACGGACCTTTCATTGGTCCCAAGACTTTCACTCCCAGCCCCAAGAAGGCTTCCACTACCAGCCCCATGAGTTCTACTCTCAACCCAGAGATTTTCGATCCCATCGAAGAGAATTCCACTCACAACCACGAGATTTCTACCAGTCATCCAG GAAAAACCAACACAGACGGAATTACTTTTGCCAAAACGTGGGAAGCCATCCTCCTTTGCCTCCTCCAGGCCCACCTAGAGAGGACTATTCTCAGAGCAGATATACTTGGAATCTAAAGCCCAACTATAATCTCCCTCCTTGGAACAAAAGACAGAAACTTAACAGTTATAATGGACCATACTTTCCAGACCAATGGGGGACAGATAGACAGCCACAGATACATAGAAATCAAGTGGGAGAAAATAGTTGGCATGATGTTTAG